Proteins found in one Triticum aestivum cultivar Chinese Spring chromosome 4D, IWGSC CS RefSeq v2.1, whole genome shotgun sequence genomic segment:
- the LOC123097472 gene encoding uncharacterized protein, protein MAVLTSITRGSDNTRGGVLAVHSRDVVLVEDAVSLVASAVSTTHLLTVGRSCLPPLSRCRLLGVLQVTAIPIPSGLPGPVRMQTAGRLFPLVVGSGRAPHLRLALPDVGVEAAAAATIETPSAAPLAARTESIPSHLNRRLLFGSSSRIRERSNRWLLFESSKGVCGGLRCNYLSKGTKVAMDFAIPPGEVWMNPISGERRRAPEVGEPLVEIQNGRRGGNRMLYTRGAPRNPSSIALMAVRSPLTYVSRIRLMADRSTPKDPGSICHMWRSAAHVQIRTYAPVYRAPVCKATRRRILAGISAVRRRSVTYPSKVARKRDNIPDVDPLTGPKVACIHRVPPCVEQHDPESLPAQP, encoded by the coding sequence ATGGCAGTTCTGACAAGCATCACAAGGGGGAGCGATAATACCAGAGGAGGAGTACTTGCGGTTCACAGCAGAGACGTTGTTCTTGTTGAAGACGCGGTGAGCCTTGTCGCTTCCGCTGTCTCCACCACGCATCTCTTgacggtggggaggagctgccTGCCGCCCCTCAGTCGCTGCCGGCTCTTGGGAGTCCTGCAGGTCACCGCCATCCCCATCCCATCTGGATTGCCGGGTCCGGTTCGCATGCAGACCGCCGGCCGCCTCTTCCCACTTGTCGTTGGTAGTGGAAGAGCTCCCCATCTCCGTCTTGCGCTTCCAGACGTGGGAGTCGAAGCCGCGGCCGCGGCAACGATCGAAACGCCCAGCGCCGCGCCCCTTGCGGCCCGCACCGAATCCATCCCCTCTCATCTCAACAGGCGGCTTCTCTTTGGATCTAGCAGTAGGATTCGCGAAAGATCTAACAGGTGGCTTCTCTTTGAATCCAGCAAGGGGGTTTGTGGGGGGTTGAGATGCAACTACTTGAGCAAAGGAACGAAAGTCGCCATGGATTTTGCCATCCCACCAGGCGAAGTTTGGATGAACCCTATATCTGGCGAGAGGCGGCGCGCTCCAGAAGTGGGCGAGCCCCTCGTCGAGATCCAAAATGGGAGAAGGGGTGGCAACCGTATGCTTTATACCCGCGGCGCCCCCAGAAACCCTAGCTCCATCGCTCTCATGGCGGTTCGATCTCCCCTCACCTACGTGTCGCGCATCCGTCTCATGGCGGACCGGTCCACGCCCAAGGACCCCGGGTCCATCTGTCATATGTGGCGCTCGGCGGCGCACGTCCAGATCCGCACGTACGCCCCCGTGTACCGTGCGCCCGTGTGTAAGGCCACGCGGCGGCGCATCCTCGCCGGAATTTCCGCCGTTCGCCGGAGATCTGTCACATACCCTAGCAAAGTGGCAAGGAAACGCGACAATATCCCCGATGTCGATCCACTCACCGGGCCGAAGGTAGCCTGCATCCACCGTGTGCCCCCTTGTGTCGAGCAGCACGATCCGGAGAGCCTCCCCGCGCAGCCATAG